In Sphingopyxis macrogoltabida, the sequence CGCCGGCGCACGCGCGACATGCAGCGCAGCCTGTGCAACGCGATCATCGACGGCGATCCCGACATCGCCCGGTTGATGATGCGGCGGCGGTCGGACCAGTTTGACGCATGGCTGCATCTGGGCGATGCGGCGAAGAAGGATCGGCAATGAGCATCGTCGAATATCGGGGTTTCGCGGGCGTCCGGCTCGAGGCCGAAGTGATAGGCTCCGAAAACGATCCCGCGGTCCTGCTGCTTCACGGCGCCGGGCAGACGCGCGCCGTGTGGGCGGGCGTCGCCGATGCGCTCGAGCAGGCAGGGCGCCGGGTCATCAGTCTCGATTTGCGCGGCCATGGCGGCAGCGAATGGCCAGACGACGGGCGCTATGATTTCGAGGCGCTGGTCGAGGATTTGCGCGCCGTGCTGTCGCAAATGGGCACGCGACCCGTCGTCGTCGCTTCGACGCTCGGCGGCTGGATAGCGAGCGCCGCGCTCGAACGCGACGCGGCTTTGCTGGCTTCGGGCCTCGTGCTCGTCGACTCGCCGGTCCACGTCGATCCGGCGCTCGCGCAGCGGGTCGGCGAACGCCTGCGTGAAGCGGCAACGCTTGCGCCGGGACAGGCGCAATGGGACGTCCGGCTGTTCGACACGCTCGACACCTCGGCGATGGCCGACCGGCTCGACGGCGTCGCCGCAAAGATCGCGCTGCCGACGCTCTATGTGCGCGGCGCGATCAGTGAACTCGTCTCGAAGGAAGATGCCGCTGCCTTCGTCGGCCAACTGCCCGATGGCGAACTGGTCGAGGTCGAGAATAGCGCGCTCGTCGTCACCGACGACCGCGCCGACGCGCTCGGCGGTTATTTGATCGACTTCCTCGAACGCCGCGCGCCGCGCGGTTCGCCCGAGTTTCGCGCCGGCAGCGATGCGCGCACCTTCCGCGATGCGCTCGGCTGCTTCGCGACGGGCGTCACCGTTGTTACCGCGATGTGCCCCGACGGCAGCCCGATCGGGCTGACCGCGAACAGCTTTACCTCGGTGTCGCTCGACCCACCGATGCTGCTCGTCTGCATTGCCAACACCGCCGGCAGTGCGCCCTATTTGCGCGATGCCGAACGCTTTGCGGTCAACGTCCTCCAGATCGGCCAGCAGCCGACGTCGAACCGCTTCGCCGGGAAGGGTGAGGATCGCTTTGGCGTTACCCCATGGGAAGTCGGCGAATATGGCACCCCGGTGCTCACCGGATCGCTCTCCAGCTTCGAATGTGCGCGCGACGCGGTGCACGACGGCGGCGACCATTTCATCCTCGTCGGGCGGGTCCTGAAGGCGATTTTCGAGCCGCGCCGCGACCCCTTGCTCTATTTCCGCGGTAAATATCGCAAACTCCATTTCGCTTGACGACTGGACAAGCGGGCGTCAGCATCATATCCAACCTAGTTAGATAACTGGGAATCGGGAGAAGAAGCGGATGGCCTGGGTGAATCAGGACAAATGCGCGATCGTCGGGGTCGGGGCGACCGACTATTATGTGCGCGGCAAAAGCTGGCCGCGGACGATCAACGACATGGCGGCCGAGGCGATCATGAACGCCTGCGCCGACGCGGGTATCAGCCACAAGCAGATCGACGGCTTCTCCTATTATTCGACTGCGGGCGCGGGCTATCTCGACAAGTTCGATACGGCGTCGCTGATGGAAACGCTTGGAATGCCGCATATCAGCTGGTCGGCGACACTGACCAGCGGCGGCGGCGGCTGCCCCGGCGCGATCGGCCTCGCGACCGCGGGGCTGATGAACGAGGATTGCACCTACACCGTCACTTTGATGGCGCTGCAGCAATTGCCGCAGCATCGCCTCGGCGTCGTCTTCGGCGCCGCGGCGCCCAATCCAGAGAACAGCTTCTTGCAGCCGTCGGGCCTCGTCGGTCCCGGTCATCTGATGTCGGTACTCGCGCGGCGGCACATGCACCTCTACGGCACCACCCAGGATGCCTTCGGCGAAGTCGTGATGGCGACGCGCGCCAACACGCACAACCGTCCCAAGGCGGTGCGCAAGGATCCGCTGACCAAGGAACAATATGACGCCTCGGTGATGCTCGCCGATCCGCTGCGCCGCCTCGACTTCTGCCTCGAAACCGACGGCGCGGTCGCGGTGATCACGACGACGATGGACCGTGCGAAAGACTGCCGCCACAAGCCCGCCGTCGTCCACGCCGCCGCGCATGGCGGCCAGCGCGAATGGGGCAGGGCCTTCGCCTGGATGGGTATGCCCGACCCGCATTTCGCCAGCTCGGGTCACAAGTTCACCGCCGACCGCGTCTGGGCGCAATCGGGGCTGACCGCCAAGGACATGGACGTCGCGCTGATCTACGATCATTTCAGCCCGATGGTGCTGATGCAGCTCGAGGATTATGGGTTCTGCGAAAAGGGCGAGGGCAATGAATATGTCCTCTCCGGCAAGCTCCGCTACGATCCCGCGACGGGCAAGGGCGTCAACGGCGGCGTGCCGGTGAACACCCACGGCGGCAACCTCAACGAAGCCTATATCATCGGCATGACGCACATCGTCGAGGGCGTCGAGCAGGTGCGCGGCACCGCGATCAACCAGGTCAAGGACGCCGAATTCGCGCTCGTTTCGGGCGGCCCGGCGTCGCTCCCCGTCTCTAGCCTCATCCTGCGCAAGGACTGACCGACATGACCTATGGCCCCGCCCGCGCGCTTCCCGGCGACCAGATCCGGATCACCACCAACCCCGATACCGAGCCTTTCTGGCAGGCGGCGAAGGAGGGCAGGCTCACCGCGTGCCAATGCGGCGACTGCGGTCATTTCCGCATGCCGCCGACCGCGATCTGCCCCGAATGCGGCAGCCGCGCCAAGAATTGGCCGACGCTTCCGGGTACCGCGACTGTGTTCAGCTTTGCGATCTGCAACAAGAACCCGAAAAATGGCGAGGATTATGTCTATGTACCCGTCGTCGTCGATCTCGATGGCGCCCCGGGGACGCGGCTGAATGCGAACGTGTCGGGATGCGATGCCGAGGACGTCCATATCGGGATGAAGGTCAGCGTCGACTGGACCCCGATCCAGGACGGCTGGGTCCTCCCCAACTTCAAGGCCTGAGCCGATGCTGGGCGACCTTCGCATCGTCGAGATCGGGCAGGGCATGGCGGTCCAGGTCGCCGGGCTGATGCTGGCCGAACTCGGCGCCGATGTGCTCAAGGTCGAGCGTCCGCGCGGCGATCCGGCGCGCGGCACCGCGCCCTTCGCCAACTGGAATCGCGGCAAGAAGAGTCTCGTTCTCGACCTCGACACGGACGAAGGGCTGGTTGCTCTGAACGAACGTCTCGCGGGCGCCGACGCCTTGCTCCACCAGTTCACCCCGGCGCGCGCCAAGCTGCTCGGCCTCGACGACGCGAGCCTTGCCAAAAGGCACCCGCATCTCGTCGTCACCGCGATCACCGGCTCGCCGGCAAACCACCCTGACGTCGAACGCAGCGATGACGAACTGCTCGTCGCCGCGCGCGTCGGCGCGATGTACGAAAATGACGGCCATCGCGCGGGACCGATCGTCTATCGCTATCAGCAGGGAAGCTGGTCCGCCGCGCATCTCGCCGCTGCGGGCCTGCTCGCGCGGCTGGTGATGCGGCTCCAGACGGCGCAGGGCGGGGCCGCGCACACCTCGATCTTCCAGGGCTTTCTCGCGACGCTCCCGCTCGTCTGGGCGCGCAACAGCGAAGGGCCAATGCCCGACCCGGTGAGCTATCCGCTCGGCCCCCGGCCGATCGCGCAGCAGCTCTTCCAGTGCGCGGGCGGCGACTGGCTCCAGATCATGGATCCGACCCGCCAGTTCGATTATGCGACCATGCCGACCATGTGGGACGTCATGGCCGAGACCGAGGTCGATCTCGAAACCGAGGCCGGGCAGGCTGCGGCCTTCAAGCTCCGCCCGCTCGAAAACTGGCTCGCCGACTTGCGTGCCGCCGACATCGCCGCCGAACCCGCCTTCCCGATGGGGGAGGTGCTGCGCCACGACGATGCCGAGGCGAACCGCTACGTGATCGACGTCGACGACCCGGATCTTGGCAAGACGCGCCAGCCCAACACGCCCTTCCACAGCGACGCCGACCTGCCGCAGGGCCGCCCGGCGCCGCGCCTTGGCGAAGGCGGCGATACGGCATGGCCCGCCAAAGCGACGCCCGCACCCGGCATCGCTCCCGCCGAAGTTCTCACCGGCGTGCGCGTTCTCGACCTCGGCATGTTCCTCGCCGGGCCGATGGGGCCGTCGATGATGGGCGACATGGGCGCCAACGTCATCAAGGTCGAGGCGCTGACCGGCGACCGCATCCGCTTCATGCACCGCTATTATCAGGCCGCCGCGCGCAGCAAGCGCAGCCTCGCGCTCGACCTGACCCGGCCTGAGGCGCAATCGATCCTCGAAAGGCTCCTTAAATGGGCCGAACTCGTTCACCACAATATGCGCTTCAAAGGCGCTGCGAAGCTCGGCCTTAGCGAAGAGGGCATCCGCCGATATAACCCCGACATCGCGTTCAATTACTCGAGTGCCTATGGCCAGCGCGGCGCGCGCGGCAACTGGCCGGGCTATGACTCGATTTTCAACGCGATTGCGGGCTGGGAGTTCGAAAATGCGGGCGAGGGCAATCGTCCCGTCTTCAACCGCCCCGGCACCATGGATGTCTCGACCGCGCAAAGCTGCCTCGTCGAGCTGATGGCCTCGCTCTACGCCAAGCGCACCACGGGGCGCGGCTACACCACCCAGACCTCGCTGCTCGGCATGGCCGCCTTCACGCAGGGCGAGCGGCTGATCGGCGCCGATGGAGATCTCACCGATACCTACCACCTGACCAGCGACCAGACGGGCTTTTCGCCGTACCACCGCATCTACGAATGCGCCGACGGTGCATGGGTGGCCGTCGCCGCACACAAGCCCGAGCAACAGGCCGCGCTTGCCAAGCTGCTCGGCGAGGATTTCGAAGCCGGGGCGAAGGCACGCGATGCCGCAGACCTGCTCGCCGACCTCGAAGCTGCGGGTATCCCCGCCGACGCGGTCAATTTCGAAAATGCGATGCACCGCTTCTTCGACGATCCGCTCAACCGCGAACTGAACCTGATCTCGGTCCTGCCGCAGCCGCTCTACGGCATCGTCGAACAGCCCGGAGCCTTCTGGAATTTCGGCGATACCCCGGTCGTTTTCAAACGCTGCTGCCCCGCGGTCGGCGAGCATAGCGACGAGATCCTGCGTGAAATCGGCTATTCGGACAGTGAAATCGCCGCGTTTCGCGAAGCAAAGATCGTCGGATGAACCCGCACGACCTCCTTCCCACCGGACTAGCCGGAGCTGTAGAAGCCGCCAGCGGCGCGCGCGTCGTTGCGGTCCGCCCGCGCGGCGGCGGCGGCGCCTCGCGCGAGGGCGCCGAGCTCGACCTTCAGTGGCCCGATGGCCGCGCGGCCAGCGCTTACATGAATTACGACGTCCACAAGGCGGGGGCAGGCGACGACGCTGCTTTTTTGCGTGAAGCCGCCGTTCTCCGCGCACTCTCGGGCCCGCTCGCCCATGCCGGAGTTCGCGTCGCGCCCTATTACGCCTCGGTCCCCGACCAACGTGCGCTCGTCTGCGGCATGGTGTCCGGCAACGACCGCTTCGGCGGCATCATCGATACCGGACAACGCGACGCTCTGGCCGCCGATTTCATGGCGCAACTCGCCGCGCTCCATCGCATCGACGTAGCGGCAAGCCCGGTCGAAGGCATGGGCCCGGTCGAGCCCGCCGAGACCTTCATCCGCCGCCGCATCGCCGAACTGCGCGCGGGCAACAGCGGCAAGGGCTGGGACCCGCTCATCCACCTGTCGCTGAACTGGCTCGAAGCCAATATTCCCGCCGACATGCCCGCGCCGGTCATCGTCCACGGCGACGCCGGACCCGGCAATTTCCTCTACGACGGCGACCGCGTCACCGCGCTGCTCGACTGGGAGCTCGTCCATTATGGCGACCCGATGGCCGACCTCGCGATGCTTGCGATCCGCATGCTGTTCCAGGGCTTCGTGCCGCTGCCGCAGGCTTTCGCCGCCTACGAGGCCGCCGGCGGCCACAAAGTCGACCTGCCGCGCCTGATCTACTGGCGCCTGCTCTTCCAGACCAGCTTCGCGCGGCGCTCGCGCTACGACGATCCCGACGCGCCGCCGCCGCCCAATCTCGGCATGAACCTCGTCTATTCGACGATCCACCGCCGCGTCCTCTCGACGGCGCTCGCCGACGCCGCAGGCATCGCCTTGCCGCCCGTCGCGCTGCCCGACGCCCCGCTAGGCGCACACGACAAGAGCTTCGCCATCGCGCTGGGCGACATCCGCGACACCATCGTCCCGCGCCTCGCCGACCAGCAGGCGGCGGTGAAGGCCAAGGGCATGGCGCGCCTCATCAAATGGTGGCGTGCGATCGAGCGTTTCGAACCCGGCTTCCACGCCGCCGAAAAGGCCGAAATCGAAGCTGCGCTCGCGCTCGATTTCCCCGATTACCGTACCGCTTGGGCGGCCTTCCGCGACGCCGTCGCGGGCAACCGCATCGCCACCGATGCCGCGATCATCCTCTGCAACGCGCATGAGACGCGCGAAGCGACGCTGATGGCCGACGCGATGGGCAGCCTCGCCGACACCAAATTCGCACCGCTGCAATAGAAATCAGGAAAGGTTGAGGACCATGTCGAAGGATATATTGGGCTATAAAGGCAAGCGCGTCGTCGTCATGGGCTGCTTCTCGGGCACCGGCGAGGCTTGCGCGCGCGCGCTCGTCGACCTCGGCGCCGAAGTGCATGGCGCCGACATCAAGCCGTCGCCGGTCGATCTCGCGAGCTTCACCGAGGTTGACCTCAAGAACCCCGACGCCATCGCGTCGGGCATCGCGAGCATCGGCGGCAAGATCGACGCCGTGTTCAACGTCTCGGGCCTGCCGCAGACCTTCCCCGGCGAGGATGTCGTCACGGTCAACTTCCTCGGCATCCGCGCTTGGACCGAAGGCTGGATTCCGCACCTCAACCCCGGCGCCGCGATCGTCTCGGTGTCGTCGCTCGGCGGCATGAAATGGCTGACGCGCCAACCTTTGCTGCGGGAATTCATCGCGATCGAGGATTTCGCCGAAGCGCGCCAATGGTATCTCGACCGCGCGGAAGAAGTCGGCGACCCCTACAGCCTCGCCAAGGAAGCGATCAACACCTGGACGCAGGCCCGCGCGCCCGACCTGATCGGCCGCGACATCCGCATCAACTGCACCATGCCCAGCCCGATCGACACCCCGATGCTCGGCGAATTCCGCAAGGTCGCGGGTGACGCGGTGCTCGGCGCCTTCGCTAAGGCCAAGGGGCGCTGTTCGACCGCCGAGGAACAGGCGCTGCCGCTGATCCTGCTCAACAGCGACGCCGCGAGCTTCATCAGCGGCGTGTGCCTGCCGGTCGACGCCGGCCTCGCGGGCGGGCTCGCGACGGGGGTGCTCGACATCCAGAAAATGATCGCCGAGGCGGCGGGCGCCTGATCAGCCCCGCGCCCCCAGCATCATCGAAATACTATGCGCCGCCGCCGCCTTCAGATCCGCGTAACCGACGCCGTCCGAATGACTGCTCATGGGCCCGATTGCCGACAGGCGCTCGAGTATCATCAGCACGGTGCCGGCGCAGGAGCGCGGCGACAGGTGCGCGGGGGTGCGCCCCGCCGCCTGCGCGCGCTCGACCTGGCTGCTGATCGCATCCATCATCGGCCGCGCCTGCGTCATCCGCGCCTCGTAGAAGCGCGTGTCGCCTTCCTCCGCCGCGAGGTTACGCACGACGAAGATCGTCCGGTTGCGGTTCCAGATGCCGGTATATTCCTCGACGAACGCCGCCGCGGCCGCTTCGGCGCCCGGCGACAGCCAGTCACGCGCGACGATCGCCTCAAGTTCGGGCGAGGTCTGGCTCGCATGTTCGAGCGCCGCGAGCACGACCTCGGGCACGCCCTTGAAATAGACGTAGAAGGTGGCGGGCGAGGTCTGCGCCGCGCGCGCGACGTCGACCACCGACACGTCGCGCAGCCCGTGCGTCTCGAGCAGGTCGACCGTTGCGTCGATCAACTGCTGCCGCGTCCGCTGTCCTTTCGCCCCCAGCTTGCGTTCGGGCGGGGTTTCCGCCGTGATGATGGCCTGTGTCTGCGTCAAATAGGTGATCCTGCCCCGAAATTTTCCCGCCATCCTAACAGCGGGGTTGCGATATGGCAAAAAATTGACGTATCGTCAAAAATGAAGCCCGAGACACGAAAATCAGGGGAAATGGGATGGAGAGGCTAGCCGGCAAGGTCGCCGTCGTAACCGGCGCATCGAAAGGCATGGGGCGGCATTTCGTCGCCGCGCTCGTCGCCTCAGGCGTGAAGGTCGCGTGCCTCGCGCGCCCATCGAACGAGTTCGACACGCTCGCCGCCGAGTTCGGCGACGCCGTGCTGCCGATCGCCTGCGACGTCGCCGCGTCGGAGGCAGTGAATGCCGCCGTCGCGCGGGCGGTCTTGCATTTCGGCCGCATCGACGTCGTGGTGGCTAATGCCGCGGTCTATCATCCCTTCGCCTTCGAAACCGGCAGCGACGACATGATCCGCAACCATGTCGATATCAATATCCTCGGCGTCTCGTGGCTGATCCGCGCCGCAATCCCGCACCTGCGCGCCACCAAGGGCCAGATCGTCGCAATCAGCAGCGAGTCGGTGAACATGCCTTTCCCGATGCTCGCGCTTTACGCCGCGACCAAGGCGGCGGTCGAAACGCTCTGCCACGGCCTGCGCGACGAACTGCGCAGCGACGACATCCGCATTACCATATTGCGTTCGGGCTCGGTCAAGGGCGGTTCGGGCGGCAAGAGCTGGTCGCAGGAGACCGTCGCCGCCTTCTACAAGAAGATCGTCGAGACCGGCCATGCGTCGATGACGGGCGAGGGGGCGACGCCTGAATCGATGGCGCAGGCCTTGCTGTCGGTGATCGGACTGCCCGCCGATATCGGCGTCGACCTGATCGAGGTCCGCGCGGCGCAGGTCGGCGTGCCCGAGGGGGCCAAGGCCGTCGCGAGCTGACGTGACCGACCGCCGCAATCTTCCCCTGATCATCGGTGCCCTCTGGATCGCCGAGGTCACCGGCTCGTTCGAGACCGCGATGATCCTCGCCGCGCTCAAGAAGCTGATCGAGGATTTCGGCAACCCCGCGATGGTCGGCTGGCTGATCACCGGCTACCTCATCGTCGGCGCCGCGATTGCCGCGATCGTCGGGCGTCTCGGCGACCTGTTCGGGCGGCGACAAGTGCTCGTCGTCGTGCTGATCATCGGCGCGGTCGGCTCGCTGATCAGCGCGCTCTCGACCAATTTCCCGGTGCTGCTCGCCGGGCGGCTGATGCAAGGCGTCACCGGCGCGATCCTGCCGCTCTGCATCGGGCTCGTGCACGAAAATGCGGGCAAGGAGCGCGCGCCGATGGCGATCGGCCTGATGATCTCGGGCGCCTCGATCGGCACCGCGGCGGGGCTCGTCGTCGGCGGCATGATCGTCGACAATTTCAGCTGGCACGGGGTGTTCTTCGCCAGTGCCGGTCTCTGTGCCGTCTCGGCGCTCGCGATCGGCGGGCTGCTCCCGCGCTCGCCGCGCCAGCCGGCATCCGAACCCGTCGACTGGCTGTCGGGCCTCGCCTTTGCACCTGGGGTCGCACTCGTCCTCGTCTATTTCTCCATGGGCAATGATTGGGGCTGGGCCAGCCCGCTGCCGCTCGCCGCGTTGGCCATCGGCGTGCTGCTCACCCTCTGGTGGTGGCGCGCCAGCCTCGCTAGCCCGAATCCGCTGATCGCGGTGCGCAGCTTCTCCGACCGCACCATCGCGATCGGCAGCGCGGTCACTGCGCTCGTCGCGATGAGCACGCTCCAGATCACCGTCTTCTTCTCGCTGATGATGCAGGCGCCGCTGTGGACGCTCGCCGGGCTCGGCTTCACCGCGACGCTCGCGGGGATTGCCAAGCTGCCCTCGAATCTCAGCTCGGTGTTCGCCAGCCCGCTCGGCGGCTGGCTCGCGGCGCGCGGCGGCGGACGCTTTGCGCTGATAGCGGGCGGGGGCGTCACCGTCGCGGGCTGGCTGCTCTGGTTCGTCATGGACGTCGACAGCTTTCCCAAGGTCGTGGCGCAGCTCATCGTCATCAGCTTCGGCACGACGATGCTCTTCTCGGTCGCGCCGACGATCATCGCCCAGGCCTCGCCGCCCGAACGGATCAGCGAAATCTCCGGCCTGCTCACCGTCATCCGCCAGCTCTTCATGGGCATCGGCGCGCAGATGGTGACGACCTTGCTCGCCGCCGACATCGTGCGCCGGGGTAGCGAAACCTACCCGTCGCCCTTCGCCTACGACTTCACGGTCGCCGTCATCGCCGCGCTCTGCACCGCCGCAGTGCTTACCGCGCTCGCGCTGCCGCGCCAACATCCACCGCAGGAACAACCATGAGACCGCTTCCCGAACTCACCCCCGAAAACACCGCCTTCTGGACTGGCGGCGCCGAGGGGAAATTGATGATCGCCTTCTGCGCCGATTGCAGCCACGCCATCCACCCGCCACAGTTGATCTGTCCGAAGTGCTGGTCTCAAGCCATTGAATTCAAACCCGTTACCGGCACAGGAGCGGTCTACACCTTCACCGTCAATCACCAGCCCTGGATGCCCGACATGCCCGTGCCCTTCGCGCTCGCGGTGGTCGACCTCGACGGCGCTCCCGGTGCACGCGTGACTGCCGAAGTGGTGAACGCTGACCCCGAAAGCGTTGTCATCGGCCAGACAATGAAGATCGGCTTCCTCAACATCGACGATATCTGGTTCCCGCAGTGGGAGCCCGCGCAATGACCCTGAACGCCGCCATCACCGGCGTCGGCATGTCCGACATCGGCCGCAAGACCAATCGCCCCGCAATGATCCACCTCGCCGAGGCTGCGCGCCGCGCGCTCGAATGCGCGGGGCTGACGCGCGCCGATATCGACGGCATTTCGACCTACCCGGGCAAGGCCGACAATTCGCCGGGCATGTCGCCGCTCGGCACCGGCGAGGTCCGCAACGCACTCGGGCTCAAGACGCGCTGGCACAGTGCGGTCCCCGACGGCCCGTCGCAGATGGCGCCCATCCAAGTCGCGGCGATGGCAGTTGCGACGGGGCAGGCACGCCACATCCTCTGCTTTCGCGCGCTCACCGAAAGCTCGTCGCAGACCGCGACGCAGCGCGCGAGCATCCCCGGCGCGGGCCGCGCGCGGCTCGGCGGCTGGTACTCCTACCTCGTCCCCGCAAAGGCGATGTCGGCGTCGAACTGGGCGGGCTGGATGGCGCAGCGCTATTTCCACGAGTTCGGCATGACGCGCGAGCATCTCGGCCTCGTCGCGACCGGCCAGCGCGCCTTCGCGCAGCAGAACCCCTCGGCGGTGATGCGCACGCCGCTGACGATGGACGATTATCTCGGCGCGCGCATGATCTCATCGCCGCTCGGGCTGTTCGACTGCGACGTGCCGATCGACGGGGCGTGCGTGGTGATCGTCTCGGCCGCCGACGCTGCGAAGGATTGCGCACAGGCGCCGCTGACGATCGCGGCGATGGGCGCCGCCCTCGGCTCGCAGGAGACCTGGGACCAGCGCCCCGACCTCACCACGATGGGCGCACACGACAGCGCCGCCGATATGTGGGCGCGTACGGACCTCAAGCCCGCCGATGTCGATGTCCTCGGCCTCTACGACGGCTTCAGCATCTTCGTGCCCTTCTGGCTCGAGGCCATGGGCTTTTGCGGGCATGGCGAGGCGAAGGACTTCATTGCGGACGGCAATATCGGCCCCGGCGGACGCTTTCCGGTGAACACCGGCGGCGGACAATTGTCGGGCGGCCGCCTCCACGGCTTCGGGCTGTTGCACGAGGTTTGCACCCAGCTCTGGGGGCAGGCCGGCGGGCGTCAGATCGACGGCGCGAAGGTCGGCGCGTGCGGCATGGGCGGCGGCTTTATCGCCGGATCGATGCTGCTGCGGCGGGACTAGAGATCGATCCAGCGGCGTTCGTGAGACGCGGTTGCGGCCGCCTCGACGACCTCCTGCACATGCAGGCCCTGCGCGAAGTCGGGTGCCGCCGCTCCGTCGCCATTGATCGCATCGCGCATCTTCGCAAAGATCGATGCCAGCGCCAGCAAACCCGTCTCAGGCCGATCGGCTACGGCGCGGCATCCCGGCACCGCCAGATATTCGGGCTGGATCGCGATCTCGCCCACCGCGGCGCTGCCCAGCGCCGGATTCTGCGTCCCGAACAGCCGCGTGTCATGCGCCATCGGAAACACCGGCGCGCGCGCTTCGAGCCGTCCCTTCGATCCCCAGACCGAAAAGCGGAAGCCGTCGCCGCCGATCTTGCACCAGTTCGCCTCCAGCCGCGTCGGCAGCCCCGAGGCATGGCGCAGCAGCATCGACGCCCGGTCGGGCACCGCCGGACGGATGGTCTCGCCCTCCAGCGGCCACGCCTTCAGCGTCAGCGACTGGTCGGCGGTCACCGAAGCCACCGGTCCGAAAAAATGCACCAGCAGGTGCAACATATGGCTGCCCAGATTGCGCCCCGCGCTCGCGCCATTCGCGGGATCGGCGAACCAGACGTAGCCCGGCACATTGGTCTGCGCCGCGCTGAACAAAGGCACCTCGAACGCGACATCGGCGCCGAAGACCTCGCCGATCCAGCCGGCGTCGATCATCGCCTTCATCTGGACCATGGCAGGCACCGCCTGCATGAAGGCGTCGACCACCGCGACGGTCCTGGCGCTTTGCCACGTGTCGGCCATCGCGCGCGCATCGGCCAGATCTTTGGCGAAGGGGATGCCATTATAGACATGCTTGCCCGCAGCCAGCGCCGCCATCACCATATCGAAGCGCAGCGGCGGCCGCGTCCCGCAATCGACGATGTCGATCTCGGGATCGGCCGCCATCGCGCGGAAATCGTGGAATGCGCGCGCGACCTTGAAGTCCTCGGCCGCTTTCGCGGCCGTTTCGGGCCGCGACGTGCAGATCGCGGTGACCTCGACCCCGTCGAGGCTACGCCAGGCGGGCAAATGCGCTTTGGCGCCCCAGGCGGCGCTGATGATGCCGACGCGGAGGGGAGGGGACATGGCGGCCTCCGCGCTCAGGCGATCGCCTTGCGGTTCTTCAGATCCTCGATGCGATCCCAGTCGAGGCCCAATTCCATCAGGAAGAGTTCGGTATGCTCCGACGCTTCGGGCGCGCGGGTGTTCTCGACCCCCGCATGGTTGAACTGCACCGGATTGGCGACCAGCCGGATCGGCGCGCCGCCGTCGGCGGACTCGACCTCGAAGATCAGGTCGTTCGCCAGCACCTGCTCGTCGCTCGCGACATCGTGCACCGACTGATACGCCGCCCATTGGCCCTTCATGGACTTCAGATGCTGGCACCAATAATCGAAGCTCTGCGCCGCGATGGCCGCCTTGACCAGCGGATAGGCTTCCGCCGCATTCGCCATGATCGCCTCGGCGGTCGAGAAACGCTCGTCCTGCGCGGCCTCGGGAATGCCAAGATGGCCGAACACATCGTCGATATAGGGGCCGGGCGACAGCACGGTCAGGTTGATGAACTTGCCGTCCGACGTCTTGAACACCCCCATGAAGGGATTGGTCCCGACCGACTGCCCGCCGCCGGGCATCAGATTCTCGAACGGATCCTTGTCCAGTTCCATCGCGACGTCGACCGAACAGGCGGTCGCCCAGATGCCCGACGACAGGAGGGAGACATCGACCTCGGTCGCCTCGCCGGTCCGTTCCCGGTGGAACAGCGCCGCGGCGATCCCGCCCGCGATGTTCATGCCGCCGATCGTGTCACCATAGGCCGGCCCCGGCTGCGTCAACGGCCCGTCGAGCTCCTTGGGCGTCACCAGCACCGCCGACCCGCCGCGCGCCCAATAGGCCGTGCTGTCGAACCCGCCCTTGTCGCGCTCGGGGCCC encodes:
- a CDS encoding phosphotransferase family protein → MNPHDLLPTGLAGAVEAASGARVVAVRPRGGGGASREGAELDLQWPDGRAASAYMNYDVHKAGAGDDAAFLREAAVLRALSGPLAHAGVRVAPYYASVPDQRALVCGMVSGNDRFGGIIDTGQRDALAADFMAQLAALHRIDVAASPVEGMGPVEPAETFIRRRIAELRAGNSGKGWDPLIHLSLNWLEANIPADMPAPVIVHGDAGPGNFLYDGDRVTALLDWELVHYGDPMADLAMLAIRMLFQGFVPLPQAFAAYEAAGGHKVDLPRLIYWRLLFQTSFARRSRYDDPDAPPPPNLGMNLVYSTIHRRVLSTALADAAGIALPPVALPDAPLGAHDKSFAIALGDIRDTIVPRLADQQAAVKAKGMARLIKWWRAIERFEPGFHAAEKAEIEAALALDFPDYRTAWAAFRDAVAGNRIATDAAIILCNAHETREATLMADAMGSLADTKFAPLQ
- a CDS encoding coniferyl-alcohol dehydrogenase, which produces MSKDILGYKGKRVVVMGCFSGTGEACARALVDLGAEVHGADIKPSPVDLASFTEVDLKNPDAIASGIASIGGKIDAVFNVSGLPQTFPGEDVVTVNFLGIRAWTEGWIPHLNPGAAIVSVSSLGGMKWLTRQPLLREFIAIEDFAEARQWYLDRAEEVGDPYSLAKEAINTWTQARAPDLIGRDIRINCTMPSPIDTPMLGEFRKVAGDAVLGAFAKAKGRCSTAEEQALPLILLNSDAASFISGVCLPVDAGLAGGLATGVLDIQKMIAEAAGA
- a CDS encoding TetR/AcrR family transcriptional regulator; the encoded protein is MTQTQAIITAETPPERKLGAKGQRTRQQLIDATVDLLETHGLRDVSVVDVARAAQTSPATFYVYFKGVPEVVLAALEHASQTSPELEAIVARDWLSPGAEAAAAAFVEEYTGIWNRNRTIFVVRNLAAEEGDTRFYEARMTQARPMMDAISSQVERAQAAGRTPAHLSPRSCAGTVLMILERLSAIGPMSSHSDGVGYADLKAAAAHSISMMLGARG
- a CDS encoding SDR family oxidoreductase; protein product: MERLAGKVAVVTGASKGMGRHFVAALVASGVKVACLARPSNEFDTLAAEFGDAVLPIACDVAASEAVNAAVARAVLHFGRIDVVVANAAVYHPFAFETGSDDMIRNHVDINILGVSWLIRAAIPHLRATKGQIVAISSESVNMPFPMLALYAATKAAVETLCHGLRDELRSDDIRITILRSGSVKGGSGGKSWSQETVAAFYKKIVETGHASMTGEGATPESMAQALLSVIGLPADIGVDLIEVRAAQVGVPEGAKAVAS
- a CDS encoding MFS transporter, with translation MTDRRNLPLIIGALWIAEVTGSFETAMILAALKKLIEDFGNPAMVGWLITGYLIVGAAIAAIVGRLGDLFGRRQVLVVVLIIGAVGSLISALSTNFPVLLAGRLMQGVTGAILPLCIGLVHENAGKERAPMAIGLMISGASIGTAAGLVVGGMIVDNFSWHGVFFASAGLCAVSALAIGGLLPRSPRQPASEPVDWLSGLAFAPGVALVLVYFSMGNDWGWASPLPLAALAIGVLLTLWWWRASLASPNPLIAVRSFSDRTIAIGSAVTALVAMSTLQITVFFSLMMQAPLWTLAGLGFTATLAGIAKLPSNLSSVFASPLGGWLAARGGGRFALIAGGGVTVAGWLLWFVMDVDSFPKVVAQLIVISFGTTMLFSVAPTIIAQASPPERISEISGLLTVIRQLFMGIGAQMVTTLLAADIVRRGSETYPSPFAYDFTVAVIAALCTAAVLTALALPRQHPPQEQP
- a CDS encoding Zn-ribbon domain-containing OB-fold protein, encoding MRPLPELTPENTAFWTGGAEGKLMIAFCADCSHAIHPPQLICPKCWSQAIEFKPVTGTGAVYTFTVNHQPWMPDMPVPFALAVVDLDGAPGARVTAEVVNADPESVVIGQTMKIGFLNIDDIWFPQWEPAQ